A single region of the Methanotorris formicicus Mc-S-70 genome encodes:
- a CDS encoding UPF0179 family protein translates to MKKITLIGSKLAKMGNEFVYMGILEECETCKFKRICHDNLEVGRRYKIVSVRSANHQCKIHEDGVKVVEVVPAEFVIMVEAKKALEGVTLTHNPINCENVFCENYIYCNPEGIDEGDRYKILSVMNEKIKCEKGRSLRKVVITLEK, encoded by the coding sequence ATGAAAAAGATTACCCTCATCGGTAGTAAATTGGCTAAAATGGGAAATGAATTCGTATATATGGGAATTTTAGAAGAATGTGAGACCTGTAAATTTAAACGTATTTGCCATGATAACCTTGAAGTTGGAAGGAGGTATAAAATTGTAAGTGTCAGATCTGCAAATCACCAATGTAAAATCCATGAAGATGGAGTTAAAGTTGTTGAAGTAGTTCCTGCAGAGTTTGTGATTATGGTAGAGGCAAAAAAGGCACTTGAGGGTGTTACATTAACTCACAACCCAATAAACTGTGAAAACGTATTCTGTGAGAACTATATATACTGCAATCCAGAAGGTATTGATGAGGGGGATAGGTACAAAATCCTATCTGTTATGAATGAAAAAATCAAATGTGAAAAAGGACGATCCTTAAGAAAGGTGGTTATAACACTTGAAAAATAA